In a single window of the Oryctolagus cuniculus chromosome 2, mOryCun1.1, whole genome shotgun sequence genome:
- the LOC100338129 gene encoding serine/threonine-protein kinase MARK2, translating into MAFHPPLDGFRFVEVIGQGGCGLVKLARHLASGKYVAVKILLRDCSPSSALSAQGEAAILRSLRHDNIVRLLEERHTRTHLFLVMELATRGSLQRYVLEQGGLAEAEARALFRQVLAAVSYCHAQHVAHRDLKLGNLLLDEHLNIKLADFGLSLRLEQGTLVRGFWGTPEYCAPEVFLGEAYDAFKADVWSLGVVLFAMLAGTLPFRGKDTEELQDTVLCACYVLPCTVSPALQELLAWLLTIDASGRPSAEEARTHWWFGPGREAAQEGEEDAVTLLQPLSVPRDPEAREYLAGLGLLPGKGTEGQPGPQAHSPVSLPESSRCGERHPMEDDSLSLVSVSCDSMAVDYVSSAQSSYSEASSQPQQERSRALSPAPDSSEASSQPQQERNPAPSAAPEPASKALPSSPSARSPVDLAETEDAAAACEPEEAGTAATADTTGTTASAQGKRQGRRGVGRRILGFLRRACCVLRSRRSGPGLRCCRVVPQ; encoded by the exons ATGGCCTTCCATCCTCCCCTGGACGGGTTCCGCTTCGTGGAGGTGATCGGCCAGGGCGGCTGCGGCCTGGTGAAGCTGGCCCGGCACCTGGCGTCGGGCAAGTACGTGGCGGTGAAGATCCTCCTGCGAGACTGCTCTCCCAGCAGCGCGCTGTCCGCGCAGGGGGAAGCGGCCATCCTGAGGAGCCTGCGGCACGACAACATCGTGCGGCTGCTGGAGGAGCGGCACACGAGGACGCACCTGTTCCTGGTCATGGAGCTGGCGACCAGGGGCTCGCTCCAGCGCTACGTGCTGGAGCAGGGAGGCCTGGCCGAGGCCGAGGCCAGGGCCCTCTTCCGCCAGGTGCTGGCCGCCGTGAGCTACTGCCATGCCCAGCACGTGGCGCACCGGGACCTCAAGCTGGGCAACCTGCTGCTGGACGAGCACCTGAACATCAAGCTGGCAGACTTCGGGCTGAGCCTGAGGCTGGAGCAGGGCACGCTGGTAAGGGGCTTCTGGGGCACCCCCGAGTACTGCGCACCAGAGGTTTTCCTCGGGGAGGCCTACGACGCATTTAAGGCAGACGTCTGGAGCCTGGGGGTGGTGCTGTTTGCCATGCTGGCGGGCACGCTGCCCTTCCGCGGCAAGGACACGGAGGAGCTGCAGGACACGGTGCTGTGTGCCTGCTATGTGCTGCCGTGTACCGTCAGCCCggccctgcaggagctgctggcctggctgctcACCATCGACGCCTCGGGGAGGCCGAGTGCGGAGGAAGCCAGGACCCACTGGTGGTTCGGCCCCGGCCGAGAAGCCGCCCAGGAGGGCGAGGAGGACGCGGTcaccctgctgcagcccctgaGCGTTCCCCGGGACCCAGAGGCCAGGGAGTACCTGGCGGGCCTCGGACTGCTGCCAGGCAAGGGGACCGAGGGGCAGCCAGGCCCTCAGGCCCACAGCCCCGTGTCCCTGCCCGAGTCCTCACGTTGTGGCGAGCGCCACCCCATGGAGGACGACAGCTTGTCTCTGGTGTCGGTGTCCTGTGACAGCATGGCCGTGGACTACGTTTCCTCCGCACAAAGCAGCTACTCCGAGGCCTCCA gccagccacagcaggagCGGAGCCGAGCTCTCAGCCCAGCCCCCGACTCCTCCGAGGCCTCCA gccagccacagcaggagCGGAACCCTGCTCCCAGCGCAGCCCCTGAGCCAGCCTCCAAGGCATTGCCCTCCAGCCCCAGTGCCAGGAGCCCTGTGGACCTTGCTGAGACAGAAGATGCTGCAGCAGCCTGTGAGCCCGAGGAGGCTGGGACCGCAGCCactgctgacaccacaggcaccACAGCCAGCGCCCAGGGCAAGAGGCAGGGCCGGCGCGGGGTCGGCAGGAGGATCCTCGGGTTCCTGCGGAGGGCGTGCTGCGTCCTGCGGTCCCGAAGGAGCGGCCCTGGCCTCCGCTGCTGCAGAGTGGTCCCCCAGTAG